GCACTGCAAGGACAGCTCATTGCTCTGCCTGCTCCCGCCGCTGCTTCCTTTGCTCCGCCGAGAGTCGTTCCCGGCAGCTCTGTTCTCTCGGGGCTGCCACGTGGTTTCGGACTCTTCCTCACTCAGCAAACACGCAGCTGCTCTCGGCATGCACCTCGCATATCTCATCCTCACTGTCTTCCTGGCCCAGCTCCTGGGTAAGTCCTGGCTCTTCCCCAAGGcacccttctttttctcttctttttttttcttaccccCAGGAAAACCTCAATAGCTTTATCAGGACCTTGTAGGGAAATATCAGTGATTAGagtggaaaggctgagaaaaatcGGTTCCCCTTTGTGGTTTTGCAAGTGCTACCTCAATAAGTTCTTTGATTTGTGAGGGAAAAGTTaagggagagaagagaaatcTCAGACCCCTTCTCTGTCTTTTCTCTCACCTTCAAGCCATCTCCCTCTACCTCTCTTATCTGATCCTTCTGCAGTCACCTCAGGAGATCTCAGCTATCTCGACAGTCACATCATGCTCCTGTTTTAATGTAAATTCCCAGATCTTGTCAAACCTGCCCCAGGCACCTTAAAGTTCTCCTTTCACTGACATTAACAGGGCATCCCATTCTGCCTCCAGGctgacacagctctgccacGGCTTCCAGAGTTCTCTGCGCTGCCAACAAACCAGGGCTCCCTCTTCCCAAGCTCAGCGTTGTGTGTACCCAGGGACTGAGGAACCTCCGAGGTGACAGGCATGCAGAAGCAGAATGAATCCTTTTGCTGTATCTCGATGCGTTCCTCAGCCTGTTTGAGTACCTAAAAGTTACGCTGTTCCCAGGtcttctgagcagcagaagTAGGAGCAGGAACACAGAGCAGTTCTTCTAAGGGTCCTCTCgtgctgagagctctgaaaTCCTGCCCCAAATCACTCTCACCTGTCCTTCTGCACATCTGCTTTTGCAGATTGGTTTTGCACCCAATTCGTTTTTCCTATCTGGTGCccttccctgtggagctgctcaCCATCACTTTCTTCCAGGCACCACGGGGCAGGACAAGGTCACCCAGAAAGATGGAGCAGTCACGGTGAAGCAGGGACACCCCTTCCACACCACCTGCAAATACCAGAGCAGTGATTTTAATGCCTTGCTCTGGTACCAGCTGCAGAGAGGCCGAGCCCCACAGCTGGTCTCCTATCAAGCCGGGAGTGGCCCCAAGCACAGCGGCCGTATCAGCACGCACCTCAACACCACGGGCAAATACAGtgtcctgcagctggaggaagTGGAGCTCTCTGACAGTGCCTTGTACCTCTGTGCTCTGCAAgacaccctgctgcagggagcttcCTCGGCTGTGCAACaacccagggcagggaggggatgtgTCAGGGCAAGGCTGAGCTTGGGGAAGGCACCCTGATCTCAGCCCAGTGGTCACCAGAAGTTGCATCCCCATGTGTGTACAATGGTCTGGTGGTTTGGACTGCATTCATTCTTGCAGTTTCCTTGACTAACTATTTTGGACAATTTTGACTCCTTTCTGCATTGTGCAGTCtcttaggaaagaaaattaaccGCTCTGCTTGCCTGGGATCTTGTCCTGCCacactccagccctgctgcttttGGCCCCACATGTcctcagcagagcccagggctggttGTGTGTTCCTGCCTTGTGTGCTCTTGGAGCAGCCCCGTTTGCATGGACACACGGGAAGCACGGATTTGTCTGTGGCTCCACcctgctgagcacagccctggctctgtCCGTGTGTGTCCCTCATCGGGAGGGAATTTGCTGCCTCTGGCAGGGACAGCGAGAACCGCTCTGGCCCTGAACAGCACggagcagcagcttcccaggcTCACAAACAGCCTGAGTGCAGCCGAGTGGGGCCGGCAGCTGCCCGCTGCAGATGGGCGCAGGCTGGATCTGCTTCCCAAGCGGTGTGGCTGCTGCGTGCGATGGGACACAGCTGTCTCTTGTGCCTGGCCGTGCCAAACGTCCTTGTGTCGCTGATTGTGCTGGTGCCGGGAGAGGCGGGGGCTGAGTTCGGCCGGGGCGGAGCTGGCGTTGGCGGAGAGGAGGCGGCAGGGCCGCAGCAGagccggggctgaggggcaCAGCGAGGCTcggccggcggagcggcggcaTGCGGCGGTgtcggggcgcggggccggcggcgctgGCCGCGCTGCTGCTCGGTGCGCGGGGGTGCCGAAGGGGAACCGCGGTCCGGGGATGGGGTGATCCCGCAGGTCCCGGCAGGCTGCCGTCCTGCCTGGCTTCTTCACAGACCTTTTCGCGAGAGCTGTTCTCCCGTTCATCCCTCCCTCttctccaacctaaacctctaTTCTATGCCAAAACCTGCACAAGCATTCCTTATTTATAATGAATTCATTTATCGTTAAGTCAGTCCTTAGTCTTTattacttttcttcttctctttttgtgcTTTCTCCCACAGCCTCCCGTTCTCCAGTGACTCTCCTAATCGCTCTATCATTCTCGCATTAATCTCTCCACAAAGGATTCCTGGACACTTCCATTGCTGCATATCTTGACGTCCTCTGGGAACTGTTTTCCTCCACATCTCTCTGTGTTCCTGACTGCTTTTGCGGGCTTTGGTCTGGGGAttggcaggcagagctggataGAAAGTAGGAGTTGAGATTtgttccttttctctccctggcagtggctgcagtCAGAGCCCAAGTACAGCAAGACCCATTCCTGGAGACCACCGAAGGCACCAGCATCACCATCAAATGCTCACATCCCAATATCCGGACTTCCGATTACATCCACTTCTACCGTCAGCTGCCGGGCCAAAGGCCTGAACTCTTGGCAGTCACCGCTAAAGGCTCCAAGGAGGTGCGAGCCCCTGAAGGGCGCCTGTCGGTGTCGGCAGACCGGCGTTCGAGCGCGCTGTGGctcgggcggccccggcgcggggaCGCGGCCGTGTATTACTGCGCGCTGGGGGCCACGGGCAgaggagccggggctgcggccgggCACGAACcgccgcgggcggggccggccggggccagcagggggcgctgccgctccggccgccggggccgcctcgCCCCGCTCGGCCCGGGATCCCGGGGCGCTGCCGGCACCGGCAATGGGACCGGCACCGACACCTGCACtgacaccggcaccggcactGACTCCACCATCGACACCGGCACCGAGCCACCGACCAGCTTGGAGTCACCGACCTTCCTCTGCCCCTCTTCTCAGCACTGGTTTAATCAGCTTTTGCCCCAGCTGCCTGATCTCCCCAGCACGAATCCCCTCCATTCCCAAAGACATGTGAGCATCTAAGTGCCTTAGCAAATCTTTACTATTCTCCGTCTGGATTACAGGAGATCCATGCCGGTTACCTTCCCTGTCTCCCAGATCAGCAGGCCAGTTGTCCTGATGATCATCAATCCTACTCttgaagactgaggcaaagaagctGTTAAGCACCTCAGCCGTACCCTCGGCTTTGCTGAATGTATTCCCCACGGTGTCCAATGAAGAATGGTGATTATCCTCGGTCCTCgttaatgtatttgtaaaaacacTCTTTATTATCCCATTCAGAATTGGCCAGATTAAGTTCTAACTGAGCTTTGTCCTCTctacttttctttctgcatgacCTAATGACATCCTCCAACTCTTCCCGAGCTGCCTGCCCTTTTTCCAAATGTGAGACACCCTCTTTTTATTCCCCGAATTCCTGGGAATGCTCCCTTCTCAGCCAGGCAGCTcttctcctccacctcctcatCTTTTATCACATagggccaggctgctcctgtgccttcgagattttttttcttaaagtatATCCAGTCTTCTGGGAACCCTTTCTTTTAAAGGACTGCTTCCCAAGGGACGTTACAAATCTTTGTCCAACAGGCCACTGGCCCTGAACAGGACAAATTCTGCCCCCTGGAAGTCCAGGGTAGCGGTTTTGTGGATTTCCCTTCCTTTACATACCATTGAAAACTCTGCCATTTCATAGCTGCTGTGCCCAAAACGGCCTCCagccaccacatctcccaccagcactgctctggtTGTACACAGCAGGTCTTCTGGGGCCCCACCCTTGGTAGGCTCCCTTTATCTTCGACAGCTTGGAGAGCATCTGCAGGGGAGGAATGATTGCAGAGAGACCAGGCCTGAATGCAGCAGGGAGATTTAATGAGTCACAAAGACACAAGGAAACTCACTGCAAGTGCAcaacagcagtgctggcagcccgGGGCCATCTGAGAGTCCCTCCTCCCTGGCAGTGGAGAGGTTCCCACACGGTGCCAGTCTACCTGCCCCAGATAGGGAGACGAGACTGATGGTCCCCACCAGGCTGCACTTGGTGGCACCTTACTGCCAAGGGGAgacaaagcaaacaaagaaaagggaaaggcaaAGCCTTCCAGCTGTCCTGCTACCAACACTGAAAAATGTCCATC
This genomic window from Anomalospiza imberbis isolate Cuckoo-Finch-1a 21T00152 chromosome 22, ASM3175350v1, whole genome shotgun sequence contains:
- the LOC137487044 gene encoding uncharacterized protein — translated: MRRCRGAGPAALAALLLVAAVRAQVQQDPFLETTEGTSITIKCSHPNIRTSDYIHFYRQLPGQRPELLAVTAKGSKEVRAPEGRLSVSADRRSSALWLGRPRRGDAAVYYCALGATGRGAGAAAGHEPPRAGPAGASRGRCRSGRRGRLAPLGPGSRGAAGTGNGTGTDTCTDTGTGTDSTIDTGTEPPTSLESPTFLCPSSQHWFNQLLPQLPDLPSTNPLHSQRHVSI